A section of the Ruania halotolerans genome encodes:
- a CDS encoding sulfatase-like hydrolase/transferase: protein MTSRERPNIVILYADDLGWGDLGCFGAEFETPALDALCASGVKLSQWYSNSPVCSPSRASLLTGKYPEHAGVPAILGGTRNTPGLPQQETLASQLRRRGYRTGLFGKWHLGASDEYSPSQYGFEETFGIRAGCVDYYSHIFYWGNHNPIHDLWDDDEEVWLNGEYLTTVIGDRAADFIGRHADEPFFCYVPFNAPHYPMHAPAEYMDRFSHLPEGRQEMAAMVVAMDDAVATIMAALAEHGLTENTLVFFSSDNGPSAESRNWLDGEEISYDGGSAGGLRGTKGSVFEGGVREPSIVSWPVRLPAGAEYDAIGMMMDVLPTVLHAVDGTSVDEESIDGVSLLEELTAAAESGAEGSDRAVFWTYEGQWAVRRGDLKLVRDAREGMEPPAAVAQALYDLATDPAETTDVSAERTDELAGLTEELSRYQAQHDEWVRPTAPAR, encoded by the coding sequence ATGACTTCACGTGAACGCCCGAACATCGTGATCCTCTATGCCGACGATCTCGGCTGGGGTGATCTCGGCTGCTTCGGTGCCGAGTTCGAGACACCGGCCCTGGACGCCCTGTGCGCCTCGGGAGTCAAGTTGTCCCAGTGGTATTCAAACTCCCCAGTATGCTCGCCGTCGCGGGCCTCCCTGCTGACCGGCAAGTACCCCGAGCATGCCGGTGTACCAGCGATCCTCGGCGGCACGCGGAACACGCCCGGTCTGCCCCAGCAGGAGACGCTCGCCAGCCAGTTGCGCCGTCGGGGGTATCGAACCGGCCTTTTCGGCAAGTGGCACCTGGGTGCCTCGGACGAGTACAGCCCGAGCCAGTATGGCTTCGAGGAGACCTTCGGGATCCGTGCCGGATGTGTGGACTACTACTCGCACATTTTCTACTGGGGCAATCACAACCCGATTCACGACCTGTGGGATGACGACGAGGAGGTCTGGCTGAACGGTGAGTACCTCACCACCGTGATCGGAGATCGAGCCGCGGACTTCATCGGCCGGCACGCGGACGAGCCCTTCTTCTGCTACGTGCCGTTCAATGCCCCGCATTACCCGATGCACGCCCCGGCCGAGTACATGGATCGGTTCTCGCATCTGCCCGAGGGGCGCCAGGAAATGGCGGCGATGGTGGTCGCGATGGATGACGCCGTCGCCACGATCATGGCTGCATTGGCCGAGCACGGCCTGACCGAGAACACCCTGGTGTTCTTCTCCTCCGACAACGGCCCCTCTGCGGAGAGCAGGAATTGGTTGGATGGCGAGGAGATCTCCTACGACGGGGGATCGGCCGGTGGACTGCGCGGGACGAAGGGGTCGGTCTTCGAAGGCGGTGTGCGCGAACCCAGCATCGTCTCCTGGCCCGTTCGCCTGCCTGCTGGAGCCGAGTACGACGCCATCGGGATGATGATGGACGTGTTGCCCACGGTGCTGCACGCCGTGGATGGCACCTCCGTGGACGAGGAGTCCATCGACGGCGTCTCCCTCCTGGAGGAACTGACGGCGGCCGCAGAGTCAGGTGCGGAAGGTTCCGATCGTGCGGTCTTCTGGACCTACGAGGGCCAGTGGGCGGTTCGGCGGGGCGACCTCAAGCTCGTCCGTGACGCCCGTGAGGGTATGGAGCCTCCGGCCGCGGTGGCGCAGGCACTGTATGACCTCGCCACGGACCCGGCCGAGACGACGGACGTCTCGGCCGAGCGCACCGACGAACTCGCAGGCCTCACCGAGGAGCTGAGTAGGTACCAAGCTCAGCACGATGAGTGGGTGCGGCCTACTGCACCAGCTCGTTGA
- a CDS encoding ROK family protein gives MRELLVRGPLPRAELARRLELSPASLTKSTRSLLTRGVITENAAPMRDSRGRPGIPVSVAIDDHQFLGVKITGDHVFAVRTNAAGRVLDSARRPLATTEVDAVATLIVHLVNDLAGVHPVQSVGIGVAGTMDRFDDRVRNNLYLGWHDVPLAELVRSRTGLPTVISGDVRALTAGVHWSGPGRELDDFAVVTIGVGIGMGLVLGGQTVAGVSGGVGRIAHTRVTDSGPPCSLGHRGCAAVYLESAPIVRAVAYAHDRVDLDLAAVCDLAAAGDPAASRVLSDAGHALGVVLAGLVNTLGLPALVLAGDGLIVLDHGRPAMNRALAEYLDPDASAPAVHLFASDFDEWARGAAVVACQWLLVDPPADRADL, from the coding sequence GTGCGGGAGCTTCTGGTCCGCGGGCCACTCCCCCGTGCCGAGTTGGCCCGCCGCCTCGAACTCTCCCCGGCCAGTCTCACCAAATCCACCCGATCACTCCTCACGCGGGGCGTGATTACGGAGAACGCTGCTCCTATGCGGGACTCTCGAGGGCGCCCGGGGATCCCGGTCTCGGTGGCGATCGACGACCATCAGTTCCTCGGCGTCAAGATCACCGGCGACCATGTCTTCGCTGTTCGGACGAATGCAGCCGGACGCGTTCTGGACAGCGCTCGGCGGCCTCTCGCGACAACTGAGGTCGACGCCGTCGCGACGCTGATCGTTCACCTAGTGAATGATCTGGCGGGAGTGCATCCTGTCCAGTCCGTCGGCATTGGCGTGGCCGGCACGATGGACCGGTTCGACGACCGGGTCCGCAACAATCTGTACCTGGGGTGGCATGACGTTCCGCTCGCAGAACTGGTGCGCTCCCGGACCGGGCTGCCGACCGTGATCAGCGGAGATGTGCGGGCATTGACGGCAGGGGTGCACTGGTCCGGTCCCGGTCGCGAACTCGATGACTTCGCAGTGGTGACGATCGGGGTCGGGATCGGGATGGGCCTGGTCCTCGGCGGGCAGACTGTAGCGGGCGTGAGCGGCGGCGTCGGACGCATCGCGCACACCCGGGTGACCGACTCCGGACCACCCTGCAGCCTGGGGCACCGGGGCTGCGCCGCCGTCTACCTGGAATCAGCGCCGATCGTGCGCGCCGTGGCGTACGCGCACGATCGCGTTGACCTGGACCTCGCAGCAGTCTGTGACCTGGCCGCTGCGGGTGATCCGGCCGCGAGCCGCGTGCTCAGCGATGCCGGTCATGCGCTCGGCGTAGTTCTTGCTGGTCTCGTGAACACCCTCGGGCTCCCCGCGCTCGTGCTCGCCGGGGATGGCCTGATCGTGCTCGACCATGGACGGCCTGCCATGAACCGGGCGCTGGCCGAGTACCTCGATCCCGACGCGAGCGCACCGGCCGTGCACCTGTTCGCCTCCGACTTCGACGAGTGGGCACGCGGTGCCGCCGTGGTGGCGTGCCAGTGGCTGCTCGTGGATCCACCGGCCGATCGGGCCGATCTCTGA
- a CDS encoding ABC transporter substrate-binding protein, with the protein MSRTRTAFGLGVVAALTAAAGCSAAAQGRDVALDYWLWDSNQLPAYQQCVDVFEQQHPEIEVRISQYGFDDYWQKITAGFVAGAGPDVFTDHLTRYPEYVRRDLLLDLNTLEPTAGIADAEFQEGLADLWVGTEGGQYGSPKDFDTVALFYDVTMIEDAGLTPDDLTDLNWNPDDGGTFEDVIARLSVDADGVRGDEEGFDPDNVVTYGLASNGSGGPEGQTAWSWLAGSTGWEFTNADIWGDEYYYDDPRLQESLAWLFGLVDKGFMAPYEEIGTEPNPQQALGSGQAALAPAGSWMLNTYANLEGIDLGIASLPSGPIGHPVSMYNGLADSISAQTEHPQEAAELVAFLGSEECQVIVGEAAVVFPARPAGTEAAIEAFEARGIDVSPFTDLVEAGHTLYFPVTDGYGSIQALMAPIMDEIYIGSRDPSTLTEVNEEVNELVQ; encoded by the coding sequence ATGAGCAGAACACGAACCGCCTTCGGGCTGGGTGTGGTGGCGGCCCTGACCGCAGCCGCCGGATGCAGCGCCGCGGCCCAGGGCCGTGACGTGGCACTGGACTACTGGCTCTGGGACTCCAACCAGCTGCCCGCCTACCAGCAGTGCGTCGACGTATTCGAACAGCAGCACCCCGAAATCGAGGTGCGGATCAGCCAGTATGGCTTCGACGACTATTGGCAGAAGATCACCGCCGGCTTCGTTGCCGGTGCCGGTCCCGACGTCTTCACCGATCATCTGACTCGCTACCCCGAGTATGTGCGGCGCGACCTCCTGCTCGATCTCAATACGCTCGAACCGACCGCCGGGATCGCCGACGCCGAGTTCCAGGAGGGTCTGGCCGATCTGTGGGTGGGCACCGAGGGCGGGCAGTACGGCAGTCCGAAGGACTTCGACACTGTCGCGCTCTTCTACGACGTCACCATGATCGAGGATGCCGGACTCACCCCGGACGATCTCACCGACCTGAACTGGAACCCTGACGACGGTGGCACCTTCGAGGACGTGATCGCCCGGTTGAGTGTGGACGCCGACGGCGTCCGTGGGGACGAGGAGGGTTTCGACCCCGACAATGTGGTGACCTACGGGCTCGCCTCAAACGGGTCCGGCGGTCCGGAGGGCCAGACCGCCTGGTCGTGGCTGGCCGGCTCCACCGGCTGGGAGTTCACCAACGCCGACATCTGGGGTGATGAGTACTACTACGACGACCCCCGGCTTCAGGAGTCGCTGGCCTGGCTGTTCGGCCTGGTCGACAAGGGTTTCATGGCCCCCTACGAGGAGATCGGCACCGAACCCAACCCGCAGCAGGCCCTCGGATCGGGGCAAGCAGCGCTCGCCCCGGCCGGGTCCTGGATGCTGAACACCTACGCCAACCTGGAGGGTATCGACCTCGGGATCGCCTCCTTGCCTTCCGGTCCGATCGGGCACCCGGTGTCGATGTACAACGGTCTCGCGGACTCGATCAGCGCACAGACGGAACATCCGCAGGAGGCAGCGGAGCTGGTGGCGTTCCTGGGGTCGGAGGAGTGTCAGGTGATCGTGGGTGAGGCCGCGGTGGTCTTTCCGGCGCGACCGGCCGGCACCGAGGCGGCCATCGAGGCCTTCGAAGCGCGCGGGATCGACGTCTCCCCGTTCACCGACCTCGTCGAGGCCGGGCACACGCTCTACTTCCCGGTGACGGACGGGTACGGGTCCATCCAGGCACTGATGGCACCGATCATGGACGAGATCTACATCGGCTCCCGGGACCCGAGCACGCTGACTGAGGTGAACGAGGAGGTCAACGAGCTGGTGCAGTAG
- a CDS encoding carbohydrate ABC transporter permease: protein MSAVTQTEAPPVQRKRRDSSARRASDLLVLVPFAVVLLAIIFPVLWMVYSALRPVQEIAAGVSWGSLLDNASLDSFSRLFAATNFEQYLVNSIVMCLVGTFATVVVASLAGFALSRYAFRGRGVMFLVLVATQLLPFVVLITPVYLFFSQLGLLNTYPGIVIVYVAMTLPLAVLLMTGFFNSVPRSLDEAARVDGASTLTVLTRVIAPLAWPGIVTVAVTAFIAMWEEFLFAQVFLTDDSLKTVQVGLAGLFGEYGTDWGVVMAASTIAAAPTIILFSFLQRRLVAGVAAGAIKG, encoded by the coding sequence ATGAGCGCCGTGACCCAGACCGAGGCGCCACCGGTGCAGCGCAAGCGCCGCGACAGCTCAGCGCGCCGGGCGAGCGATCTGCTGGTGCTCGTGCCGTTCGCCGTGGTGTTGCTGGCGATCATCTTCCCGGTGCTCTGGATGGTCTACAGCGCATTGCGCCCGGTGCAGGAGATCGCCGCTGGTGTCTCCTGGGGCAGCCTGCTGGACAACGCCAGCCTCGACTCGTTCTCCCGGCTCTTCGCAGCCACGAACTTCGAGCAGTACCTGGTGAACTCGATCGTGATGTGCCTGGTCGGCACGTTCGCCACCGTGGTGGTGGCGAGCCTCGCCGGCTTCGCGCTCTCCCGGTACGCCTTTCGCGGCCGTGGCGTGATGTTCCTGGTCTTGGTCGCTACCCAGCTCCTCCCGTTCGTGGTGCTGATCACGCCGGTGTACCTGTTCTTCTCCCAACTGGGTCTGCTGAACACATACCCGGGCATCGTGATCGTGTACGTCGCTATGACCCTCCCGCTCGCCGTACTGCTGATGACCGGGTTCTTCAACTCGGTGCCGCGCAGCCTGGACGAAGCCGCCCGGGTGGACGGTGCGTCGACTCTGACGGTGCTTACTCGAGTGATCGCTCCGCTCGCCTGGCCCGGAATCGTGACCGTGGCTGTGACGGCTTTCATTGCGATGTGGGAGGAGTTCTTGTTCGCGCAGGTCTTCCTCACCGACGACTCGCTGAAGACCGTGCAGGTGGGCCTGGCCGGCCTGTTCGGTGAGTACGGCACCGACTGGGGCGTGGTGATGGCCGCCTCGACGATTGCCGCCGCCCCCACCATCATCCTGTTCTCCTTCTTGCAACGACGCCTTGTGGCGGGTGTGGCCGCCGGAGCGATCAAAGGATGA
- a CDS encoding carbohydrate ABC transporter permease, producing MTTHRKSVQAYLLSAPALVIIALLFLFPSIYNVILAFQELSPFQAPSDGTWVGLGNFRYVFSNPEFGSILTNTVFWLTALTVVLRIVFGLALATTLHSPVLQRWKVRGVARTLVLIPWMVPPVVAVASWRWLLDGNSGVLNQTLVGLGVVDSGIPFLAQTSTVWWSVVAIIVWRELPFVVMVLLAGLQSIPTEQYEAASLDGAGRSRSFRSVTIPNLRPVLTVVVLVTVIQTFNNFVYVWLTTGGGPGTFTAVLATELYSTAFFGNRLGAGAAIGLVMTVIMAVFAVLYMRATRSENQA from the coding sequence ATGACGACGCACCGGAAGTCCGTGCAGGCGTACCTGTTGAGCGCCCCGGCGCTCGTCATCATCGCGCTGCTGTTCCTCTTTCCCTCCATCTATAACGTCATCCTGGCGTTCCAAGAGCTCTCCCCGTTCCAGGCGCCGTCGGACGGTACATGGGTGGGGCTGGGGAACTTCCGCTACGTCTTCTCCAACCCCGAGTTCGGCTCCATCCTGACCAACACGGTCTTCTGGCTCACCGCCCTGACCGTGGTCTTACGGATCGTGTTCGGGCTCGCCCTCGCCACCACCCTGCACTCCCCGGTGCTGCAGCGGTGGAAAGTGCGGGGCGTAGCCCGAACACTGGTTCTCATTCCCTGGATGGTGCCGCCGGTGGTCGCCGTCGCCTCCTGGCGATGGCTCCTCGACGGAAACTCCGGGGTGCTCAACCAGACCCTCGTCGGACTCGGCGTGGTCGATTCCGGTATTCCGTTCCTGGCGCAGACCAGCACCGTGTGGTGGAGCGTGGTGGCCATCATCGTCTGGCGGGAACTCCCGTTCGTGGTGATGGTTCTCCTCGCCGGGTTGCAGTCGATCCCCACCGAGCAGTACGAGGCGGCGTCGCTGGACGGAGCGGGCAGGTCCCGGTCATTCCGCAGCGTCACGATCCCGAATCTTCGGCCGGTGTTGACCGTGGTGGTGTTGGTGACGGTGATCCAGACGTTCAATAACTTCGTTTACGTCTGGCTCACCACAGGGGGCGGCCCCGGAACGTTCACGGCCGTCCTGGCCACCGAGTTGTACTCCACGGCGTTCTTCGGCAACAGGCTGGGCGCCGGTGCGGCGATCGGCCTGGTGATGACGGTGATCATGGCGGTGTTCGCCGTCCTCTACATGCGCGCGACTCGATCGGAGAACCAGGCATGA
- a CDS encoding ROK family transcriptional regulator, with translation MPSQTPLPPDDATPPASPGRRGTNLPRVADYNKMLVLDLIRRSSGISRVELVQHTGLTAQTMSNICRRLSDSGLIKESGRIYAGAGAPRTIFEVEPGGLFALGLHIDPAWLTAVVLNLAGEVVGTVRIPTPAVPDPTAVLDAIEGMIRSLVADSGIPADRLAGLGVGTPGPIDVRTGAVVGAPYLAGWERVPLKTDLERRLDLPVTIDKDSTAVAVGEMWNAEDGPRNMAFVYIGTGVAAGLVLDGEVMRGSSGNIGHMNADPNGPICFCGGRGCLESTILPRNLVGEATVRGVLPAVDIGDARALGAALTQLCRLADAGERDAAEIVERAARGLGRIAGQLANLLDLDAIVFGGPQWEPFAPTFLRIVPDVVTRMFIGRALHPVTVRGTSIGDHVGAVGAASLAMWSSTFNAPTQLFLPR, from the coding sequence ATGCCGAGTCAGACACCGCTGCCCCCTGACGACGCCACGCCCCCGGCGTCACCGGGCCGTCGCGGCACGAACCTGCCCCGGGTGGCGGACTACAACAAGATGCTGGTGCTCGATCTGATTCGGCGATCGAGCGGGATTAGCAGGGTCGAGCTCGTTCAGCACACCGGCCTGACGGCGCAGACCATGTCCAACATCTGCCGTCGCCTCAGCGATTCCGGTTTGATCAAGGAATCCGGGCGGATCTACGCCGGTGCGGGAGCCCCTCGGACGATCTTCGAGGTGGAGCCCGGCGGACTGTTCGCCCTCGGTCTGCATATCGATCCCGCCTGGCTGACAGCTGTGGTGCTCAACCTCGCCGGCGAGGTGGTCGGCACTGTGCGCATCCCGACTCCGGCCGTACCCGATCCAACGGCCGTGCTGGACGCGATCGAAGGGATGATCCGCTCGCTCGTTGCTGATTCAGGTATCCCGGCAGACCGCCTGGCCGGGCTCGGGGTCGGCACACCCGGCCCGATCGACGTCCGCACCGGCGCCGTGGTCGGAGCCCCCTACTTGGCTGGCTGGGAACGGGTCCCGCTGAAGACCGACCTGGAACGGCGGCTCGACCTCCCGGTCACCATCGACAAGGACTCCACCGCAGTTGCAGTCGGGGAGATGTGGAACGCCGAGGACGGGCCGAGGAATATGGCGTTCGTCTATATCGGAACTGGTGTGGCGGCGGGCCTCGTGCTCGACGGCGAGGTGATGCGTGGCTCGAGCGGGAACATCGGGCACATGAATGCCGACCCGAATGGACCGATCTGCTTCTGCGGTGGCCGCGGCTGTCTCGAGAGCACCATCCTTCCGCGCAATCTGGTCGGGGAAGCCACGGTCCGTGGCGTGCTTCCGGCTGTCGACATCGGCGATGCCCGAGCACTGGGCGCCGCACTGACACAGCTGTGCCGTCTCGCCGATGCCGGCGAGCGGGACGCGGCCGAGATCGTCGAGCGCGCGGCCCGCGGGCTGGGCCGGATCGCAGGACAACTCGCCAATCTGCTCGACTTGGATGCGATCGTCTTCGGCGGGCCGCAGTGGGAGCCGTTCGCGCCTACGTTCCTGCGCATCGTGCCGGACGTCGTCACCCGGATGTTCATCGGGCGCGCCCTGCACCCGGTGACGGTCCGGGGCACGTCGATCGGTGATCACGTGGGAGCCGTGGGAGCCGCGTCGTTGGCCATGTGGTCGAGCACGTTCAACGCGCCCACCCAGCTCTTCCTGCCTCGCTGA
- a CDS encoding carbohydrate ABC transporter permease has protein sequence MANAPVASPPRRRRRDDRRLALIFLLPATIGLVVFYFWPLVRGIALSFTSWDILTPAQFIGLDNYTRMVSDPVFWNAVRVTLLYVVINIGVQTVVALLIAVLMQRLSQSTLLRSLVLTPYLVSNVVAALVFLWILDFQLGIGNQVLAWLGLDRVGFFTSEAWVIPTIALVNVWRHMGYTALLIFAGLQTIPHSVYEAAKVDGASEVRTFFSITVPLLRPILGLVLIISVIGSFQVFDTVAVTTNGGPVDASRVLQLYIYNNAFGQFDFGYASALSVALLVVLVLVTFVQYRITRAGQTDLN, from the coding sequence ATGGCGAACGCCCCCGTGGCCAGCCCGCCTCGCCGACGACGGCGCGACGATCGACGCCTCGCGCTCATCTTCTTGCTGCCCGCCACGATCGGGTTGGTGGTCTTCTACTTCTGGCCGTTGGTGCGTGGGATCGCACTGAGCTTCACGTCGTGGGACATCCTCACTCCAGCGCAGTTCATTGGGCTGGACAACTACACGCGCATGGTGTCCGATCCGGTGTTCTGGAACGCGGTACGCGTGACGCTGTTGTACGTCGTCATCAATATCGGCGTACAGACCGTGGTGGCGTTGCTCATCGCCGTCCTCATGCAACGGCTGAGTCAATCCACGTTGCTGCGCTCTCTCGTGCTCACCCCCTACCTCGTCTCCAACGTGGTGGCTGCGTTGGTGTTCCTCTGGATCTTGGACTTTCAGCTCGGGATCGGTAACCAAGTGCTGGCGTGGCTCGGACTGGACCGGGTCGGGTTCTTCACCAGCGAAGCGTGGGTGATCCCGACGATCGCCCTGGTCAACGTCTGGCGGCACATGGGCTACACCGCGCTGCTGATCTTCGCGGGGCTGCAGACGATCCCGCATTCGGTCTACGAAGCGGCGAAGGTGGACGGCGCCTCGGAGGTGCGCACCTTCTTCAGCATCACGGTGCCGCTGCTGCGCCCGATCCTCGGTCTGGTGTTGATCATCTCCGTGATCGGGTCCTTCCAGGTTTTCGACACCGTCGCTGTCACCACGAACGGAGGACCGGTGGACGCCAGCCGCGTGCTGCAGCTGTACATCTACAACAACGCCTTCGGTCAGTTCGACTTCGGATACGCCTCGGCCCTGAGCGTCGCTTTGCTCGTGGTGTTGGTGCTGGTCACGTTCGTGCAATACCGGATCACGCGTGCCGGCCAGACGGATCTGAACTGA
- a CDS encoding ABC transporter substrate-binding protein: MNTSRYIAAAAIGALAATLAACSGGGSAPDDGVVRLTFRQFDPADQIQGLVEAVDTWNSDNPEIQVELETVTPNNPQQFAREANSGSGPDLIHIALADAAFLADPNILLPLDDLMAEQPLENADGLLATEMTVLDGTTWAIPWTADTMALVYREDVLADAGFTETPADWPELLEMAGEITEASGGEVSGWCFSAGAPQNAAQWFPINYYMWNNGFQLIESTDGEWSVGATEAELAQTIDYFNSFFTEGITPTSMQALTDYADPATAAGLDEGTCAMTFMPPAAFRTVQAQIDAQIQTAPMPGGLDDGSTHLGGRALGINQNSEHPDEAWQVMQYLLSAETFGTYDQYPASASTLTELDVDPSEQGFVDQLPHSVPFVRYIGAPMTIASLQELVNQQFSAVYSGQADSATAARSIIETIERELQG, translated from the coding sequence GTGAACACATCCAGGTACATCGCCGCCGCCGCGATCGGCGCGCTCGCTGCGACCCTCGCCGCGTGCAGCGGGGGAGGGTCGGCGCCGGACGACGGCGTGGTCCGACTCACCTTCCGGCAGTTCGACCCTGCCGATCAGATTCAGGGCCTCGTCGAGGCCGTCGACACCTGGAATTCCGACAACCCGGAGATCCAGGTGGAGCTGGAGACCGTCACGCCCAACAACCCGCAGCAGTTTGCCCGCGAGGCCAACTCAGGATCGGGTCCGGACCTGATCCACATCGCTTTGGCGGATGCTGCCTTCCTGGCCGACCCGAACATCCTGCTCCCGCTGGACGACCTGATGGCCGAACAGCCACTGGAGAATGCCGATGGCCTGCTGGCCACCGAGATGACCGTGCTCGACGGCACCACCTGGGCCATCCCGTGGACCGCTGACACGATGGCGCTGGTTTACCGCGAGGATGTGCTCGCCGACGCCGGATTCACCGAGACGCCGGCTGACTGGCCGGAGCTGCTCGAGATGGCCGGTGAGATCACCGAGGCCTCCGGTGGTGAGGTGAGTGGGTGGTGCTTCTCCGCCGGCGCTCCGCAGAACGCCGCGCAGTGGTTCCCGATCAACTACTACATGTGGAACAACGGGTTCCAGCTCATCGAATCCACCGATGGTGAATGGAGCGTCGGAGCCACCGAGGCCGAGTTGGCTCAGACGATCGACTACTTCAACTCCTTCTTCACCGAGGGAATCACGCCGACGTCCATGCAGGCGCTCACCGACTACGCCGACCCGGCCACGGCCGCCGGCCTGGACGAGGGAACGTGCGCGATGACGTTCATGCCACCGGCAGCGTTCCGCACGGTGCAAGCCCAGATCGATGCGCAGATCCAGACGGCGCCGATGCCCGGTGGCCTGGACGATGGATCGACCCACCTGGGCGGGCGCGCGCTGGGCATCAACCAGAACAGTGAGCACCCGGATGAAGCGTGGCAGGTGATGCAGTACCTGCTCAGCGCCGAGACGTTCGGTACCTACGACCAGTACCCGGCGTCGGCGTCGACGCTCACCGAACTTGACGTGGACCCCAGCGAGCAGGGTTTCGTGGACCAGCTCCCGCATTCGGTGCCTTTCGTGCGCTACATCGGTGCACCGATGACCATTGCTTCGCTGCAGGAGCTGGTGAACCAGCAGTTCTCCGCGGTCTACTCGGGTCAGGCGGACAGTGCCACGGCCGCTCGCTCGATCATCGAGACGATCGAGCGCGAGCTGCAGGGCTGA
- a CDS encoding carbohydrate ABC transporter permease, which translates to MAHHTAPAPTAAQASRLQAPRNRPPRPRPTLGRILAWTAMVIILIVTLFPFYWILRTALSSNGALYANSQSLLPTEFSWGGFERVFGLQTTEEAIAQGGSGASIDFWRYLLNSIAVATGITACQVFFSAMAAYAFSRLRWAGRNHVFSVFLLSLMVPQIFTLLPNFLLIREMGLIDTLLGIMLPSLFMTPFAIFFLRQFFMNVAVEVEEAALIDGASKVRVFFVLIIPLSVGPIATISILTYITAWNDYFWPLMVSYTDESRVLTVALGNFNEQSPQTGPDWAGLMAATLVAALPMLVLFLAFAKRIVNSIGFSGIK; encoded by the coding sequence ATGGCACACCACACCGCTCCGGCGCCCACCGCGGCCCAGGCATCGCGTTTACAGGCGCCGCGAAACCGCCCGCCCCGGCCGCGTCCCACCCTCGGGCGCATCCTTGCCTGGACTGCGATGGTGATCATCCTGATCGTCACGCTCTTTCCGTTCTACTGGATCCTTCGCACGGCTCTGTCCAGCAATGGCGCCCTGTACGCGAACTCCCAGTCGTTGCTGCCCACAGAATTTAGCTGGGGTGGTTTCGAGCGGGTGTTCGGGCTGCAGACGACCGAGGAGGCGATCGCCCAGGGCGGCTCCGGCGCCTCGATCGACTTCTGGCGGTACCTGCTCAATTCGATCGCCGTGGCCACCGGGATCACCGCCTGCCAGGTGTTCTTCTCTGCGATGGCGGCGTACGCGTTCTCCCGGCTGCGCTGGGCTGGCCGCAACCACGTGTTCAGCGTGTTCTTACTGTCCCTGATGGTGCCGCAGATCTTCACCCTGCTCCCGAACTTCCTGCTCATCCGTGAGATGGGGCTTATCGACACCCTCCTCGGAATCATGCTGCCGAGCCTGTTCATGACACCGTTCGCCATCTTCTTCCTGCGGCAGTTCTTCATGAATGTGGCCGTGGAGGTGGAAGAGGCGGCGCTGATTGACGGCGCCAGCAAGGTGCGGGTGTTCTTCGTGCTGATCATCCCACTCTCGGTGGGACCGATCGCGACGATCTCGATCCTGACCTACATCACCGCCTGGAACGACTACTTCTGGCCCTTGATGGTCAGCTATACGGACGAGTCGCGCGTGCTGACCGTGGCGCTCGGGAACTTCAATGAGCAGTCGCCGCAGACAGGTCCAGACTGGGCCGGACTGATGGCAGCGACATTGGTGGCAGCCCTACCGATGCTTGTGCTTTTCCTGGCGTTCGCGAAACGCATCGTGAACTCCATCGGCTTCAGTGGGATCAAGTGA